In Kitasatospora sp. NA04385, a single genomic region encodes these proteins:
- a CDS encoding cupin, whose product MRFLDAADFTADRPWGSIGLAALDDATVRLHWTDRPYRWHVNDGPEVFVVLDGAVDMHYRVDGEERVEHLTPGRICAVEPGDEHVAHPAPQARVLVVERRDSD is encoded by the coding sequence GTGCGCTTCCTCGACGCCGCCGACTTCACCGCCGACCGCCCCTGGGGGTCGATCGGCCTCGCCGCGCTGGACGACGCCACCGTCCGCCTGCACTGGACGGACCGCCCCTACCGCTGGCACGTCAACGACGGGCCGGAGGTGTTCGTGGTCCTCGACGGCGCCGTCGACATGCACTACCGGGTCGACGGCGAGGAGCGCGTCGAGCACCTGACCCCCGGCCGGATCTGCGCCGTCGAGCCCGGCGACGAGCACGTGGCGCACCCGGCGCCGCAGGCCCGCGTCCTGGTGGTCGAACGCCGCGACAGCGACTGA
- a CDS encoding APC family permease, whose amino-acid sequence MTDTASAPRPRPSARSSSPAPSSPGTLSTAGASALYIGALLGPSLLLLPGLAARAAGPASLLAWLALLGLSGLIATVFCALGTRLGSAGGVAGYTAAGLGARAGRAAGWCFLAGVVAGAPVVCLIGGSYAAAAVGADQGTAVRAGLVLLALVLAVRLLGVRTGAGLQLVLVSGLVGLVLFAVLGSAPAARAAHWTPFLPHGWAGVARAAPPLMFAFVGWEAAASLTTRLRDPHRQLRRVVLIAFAVTALLCLGLAAATVAVLGPGAGGSVPLADLMRAALGSRGPLLAAGAAVVLTLAATNTYLTGAAALLDALLPSGAASGRRGSLAVVAATALTGAPLFALVGTGALTTAQLVAVPTALFLTVYLTCTAAAVRVLDGLPRLAAAVSCPAVLALLLGTGWPVLAAAAVALTAATLGRTGGRPSSAHSAAGQQGSPARGV is encoded by the coding sequence ATGACCGACACCGCGTCAGCACCCCGCCCCCGCCCGTCCGCCCGCTCCTCCTCTCCGGCCCCCTCCTCCCCCGGCACGCTCTCCACCGCCGGGGCGTCCGCGCTGTACATCGGCGCGCTGCTCGGCCCCAGCCTGCTGCTGCTCCCGGGGCTAGCGGCGCGCGCGGCGGGCCCGGCCTCGCTGCTGGCGTGGCTGGCGCTGCTGGGGCTGTCCGGTCTGATCGCAACGGTGTTCTGCGCGCTCGGCACCCGGCTGGGCTCGGCCGGCGGGGTCGCCGGGTACACGGCCGCGGGGCTGGGCGCGCGGGCGGGCCGGGCCGCCGGGTGGTGCTTCCTGGCGGGGGTGGTCGCGGGCGCGCCGGTGGTCTGCCTGATCGGCGGGAGCTACGCGGCGGCGGCCGTCGGCGCCGACCAGGGCACCGCCGTCCGGGCCGGGCTGGTGCTGCTGGCGCTGGTGCTGGCGGTCCGGCTGCTGGGGGTGCGGACCGGGGCGGGGCTCCAACTGGTGCTGGTGTCCGGGCTGGTGGGCCTGGTGCTGTTCGCGGTGCTGGGGTCGGCCCCGGCCGCCCGGGCCGCGCACTGGACGCCGTTCCTGCCGCACGGCTGGGCGGGTGTCGCGCGGGCCGCGCCGCCGCTGATGTTCGCGTTCGTGGGCTGGGAGGCCGCCGCCTCGCTGACCACCCGGCTGCGCGACCCGCACCGCCAGCTGCGCCGGGTGGTGCTGATCGCCTTCGCCGTCACCGCGCTGCTCTGCCTGGGCCTGGCGGCCGCGACGGTGGCCGTGCTCGGCCCGGGCGCGGGCGGCTCCGTCCCGCTGGCCGACCTGATGCGCGCCGCGCTCGGCTCCCGGGGGCCGCTGCTGGCCGCCGGTGCGGCGGTGGTCCTCACCCTGGCCGCCACCAACACCTACCTGACGGGCGCCGCCGCCCTGCTGGACGCCCTGCTCCCGTCCGGTGCGGCGTCGGGCCGGCGCGGCTCGCTCGCGGTGGTCGCGGCCACCGCGCTCACCGGCGCCCCGCTGTTCGCCCTGGTCGGGACGGGCGCCCTGACGACCGCCCAACTGGTGGCCGTGCCCACGGCGCTGTTCCTCACCGTCTACCTGACCTGCACGGCCGCGGCGGTCCGGGTCCTGGACGGCCTGCCGCGGCTGGCCGCCGCCGTGAGCTGCCCGGCGGTGCTGGCACTGCTGCTCGGCACGGGGTGGCCGGTGCTCGCCGCCGCCGCGGTGGCCCTCACCGCCGCCACCCTCGGTCGAACGGGCGGCCGCCCCTCGTCCGCGCATTCCGCCGCAGGTCAGCAGGGTTCACCGGCCCGTGGGGTTTGA
- a CDS encoding Lrp/AsnC family transcriptional regulator, whose amino-acid sequence MSSSPQYDRIDRAILAHLQRHGRTPNVDLAEAVRLSPSSALRRTKALEADGVIAGYRAELDRDRVGLGLTVFVALRVEQHSRETSRHIEESLCAIPAVVACHVVSGEADFLVEIAVPDLATYEQVLLDEILAVGPVRDARSTFAIRTVRSRGPLPLDHWPPKSGR is encoded by the coding sequence ATGTCATCGAGCCCCCAGTACGACCGCATCGACCGGGCCATCCTGGCCCACCTCCAGCGCCACGGCCGGACCCCCAACGTCGATCTCGCCGAGGCCGTCCGGCTCTCGCCCTCCTCCGCGCTGCGCCGCACCAAGGCGCTGGAGGCGGACGGGGTGATCGCCGGGTACCGGGCCGAACTCGACCGGGACCGGGTCGGGTTGGGGCTGACGGTGTTCGTCGCGCTGCGGGTCGAGCAGCACTCGCGGGAGACCTCCCGGCACATCGAGGAGTCGCTGTGCGCGATCCCCGCCGTGGTCGCCTGCCACGTGGTCTCCGGCGAGGCCGACTTCCTGGTGGAGATCGCCGTACCGGACCTGGCCACCTACGAGCAGGTCCTGCTGGACGAGATCCTCGCCGTCGGCCCGGTCCGCGACGCCCGCTCCACCTTCGCCATCCGCACCGTCCGCTCCCGGGGCCCGCTCCCGCTCGACCACTGGCCGCCGAAGTCCGGCAGGTGA
- a CDS encoding 3'-5' exonuclease, which produces MEEPELWNVVDVEATCWEGQPPPGQVSEIIEIGLTVVDLTALRRVGRHRVLVRPQRSAVSAFCTELTGLTQREVETGVSFTEACRLLAAEHAAGLRPWASWGDYDRLQFTRQCRATGAAYPFGHRHANAKAVFTDARGLRKRPGMALALELAGLPLEGRHHSGADDAWNIAALVLSLAGTDDWPPPREAGETWETREPTVGRRP; this is translated from the coding sequence ATGGAGGAGCCGGAGTTGTGGAACGTGGTGGACGTCGAGGCCACCTGCTGGGAGGGGCAGCCGCCGCCCGGCCAGGTCAGCGAGATCATCGAGATCGGGCTGACGGTGGTCGACCTCACCGCCCTGCGGCGGGTCGGCCGGCACCGTGTCCTGGTCCGCCCGCAGCGCTCGGCCGTCAGCGCGTTCTGCACCGAACTGACCGGCCTAACCCAGCGCGAGGTGGAGACCGGCGTGTCCTTCACCGAGGCCTGCCGGCTGCTGGCCGCCGAGCACGCGGCGGGCCTGCGCCCCTGGGCGAGCTGGGGCGACTACGACCGGCTGCAGTTCACCCGCCAGTGCCGGGCCACCGGCGCCGCCTACCCGTTCGGCCACCGGCACGCCAACGCCAAGGCGGTCTTCACCGACGCCCGCGGCCTGCGCAAGCGCCCCGGCATGGCGCTGGCGCTGGAGCTGGCCGGCCTCCCGCTGGAGGGCCGCCACCACAGCGGCGCGGACGACGCCTGGAACATCGCCGCCCTGGTCCTCTCGCTGGCCGGGACGGACGACTGGCCCCCGCCCCGGGAGGCCGGGGAGACCTGGGAAACCCGGGAACCGACTGTCGGCCGCCGCCCCTAG
- a CDS encoding alpha/beta fold hydrolase, whose translation MDRRSFHRAGVAAGTGLFAAAAGGRAYAAPAYPGPAYLLPPHAEPAYLAPGYPEPGYPEPGYPDQPYPASAYVVPPRAASYGPVLSDGLAVPWTLMQVAAGDLTVCYAECGPPDGPVVVCLHGWPYDIHSYAEVAPLLAARGYRVLVPYLRGHGRTRFRSDQTPRNAQQAAVARDLVALLDSLGISRALLAGFDWGARTAAIVAALRPERVKALVSVGGYLITDVHAQADPLGAEAEHAWWYQYYFSTERGRRALIDRRLRRDLCRLVWQTVSPTWRFEERVFDRTATAFDNPDYPEIVVHNYRWRLGLAGGERRYDADERRLADRPVITVPTVVLDPALDPFTLPGNGRAYRDRFAGPYLHRTVDGVGHNLPQEAPGEFVRAVLDADRL comes from the coding sequence ATGGACAGGCGGAGCTTCCACCGGGCGGGGGTTGCGGCCGGCACCGGACTCTTCGCGGCCGCGGCGGGCGGCCGGGCGTACGCGGCACCCGCCTACCCGGGCCCCGCCTACCTGCTGCCCCCGCACGCCGAACCGGCCTACCTGGCCCCCGGCTACCCGGAGCCCGGCTACCCCGAGCCCGGTTACCCGGACCAGCCCTACCCGGCGTCCGCGTACGTCGTCCCGCCGCGCGCGGCCTCCTACGGCCCGGTGCTCTCCGACGGCCTGGCCGTGCCCTGGACGCTGATGCAGGTCGCCGCCGGGGACCTGACCGTCTGCTACGCCGAGTGCGGCCCGCCCGACGGCCCGGTGGTGGTCTGCCTGCACGGCTGGCCCTACGACATCCACAGCTACGCCGAGGTCGCCCCGCTGCTCGCGGCGCGCGGCTACCGCGTCCTGGTGCCCTACCTGCGCGGCCACGGCCGCACCCGCTTCCGCTCCGACCAGACCCCGCGCAACGCCCAACAGGCCGCCGTCGCCCGGGACCTGGTCGCCCTGCTGGACTCGCTCGGGATCAGCCGCGCCCTGCTGGCCGGCTTCGACTGGGGCGCCCGGACGGCCGCGATCGTCGCCGCGCTGCGCCCCGAGCGGGTCAAGGCGCTGGTGTCGGTCGGCGGTTACCTGATCACCGACGTCCACGCCCAGGCCGACCCGCTGGGCGCCGAGGCCGAGCACGCCTGGTGGTACCAGTACTACTTCAGCACCGAACGCGGCCGGCGCGCCCTGATCGACCGCCGGCTGCGCCGCGACCTGTGCCGGCTGGTCTGGCAGACGGTCTCGCCCACCTGGCGCTTCGAGGAGCGGGTGTTCGACCGCACCGCCACCGCCTTCGACAACCCCGACTACCCGGAGATCGTGGTCCACAACTACCGCTGGCGGCTCGGCCTGGCCGGCGGCGAACGCCGCTACGACGCCGACGAACGGCGCCTCGCCGACCGGCCGGTGATCACCGTGCCCACCGTCGTGCTCGACCCCGCCCTCGACCCGTTCACCCTCCCCGGCAACGGGCGCGCGTACCGCGACCGGTTCGCCGGCCCCTACCTGCACCGCACCGTCGACGGGGTCGGCCACAACCTGCCCCAGGAGGCGCCCGGCGAGTTCGTCCGGGCGGTGCTCGACGCCGACCGGCTGTGA
- a CDS encoding gamma carbonic anhydrase family protein — protein sequence MAEPLIAAVGGLHPQVDPEAFVAPGAVVLGAVTVAAGASVWYGAVLRGDAERITVGAGTNIQDNCTVHADPSFPAVLGERISVGHNAVLHGCTVEDDVLIGMSATVLNGALIGAGSLVAAGAVVPQGMRVPPGSLVAGVPAKVKRELTEEERAGIRANGEGYRLLAAAHAKDVPGAGG from the coding sequence GTGGCCGAACCCCTGATCGCCGCCGTCGGCGGACTGCACCCGCAGGTCGACCCCGAAGCGTTCGTCGCGCCCGGCGCGGTGGTGCTCGGCGCGGTGACCGTCGCAGCCGGGGCCAGCGTCTGGTACGGCGCGGTGCTGCGCGGCGACGCCGAGCGGATCACCGTCGGCGCCGGGACCAACATCCAGGACAACTGCACCGTCCACGCCGACCCGTCCTTCCCCGCCGTCCTCGGCGAGCGGATCTCGGTCGGCCACAACGCCGTCCTGCACGGCTGCACCGTCGAGGACGACGTGCTGATCGGGATGAGCGCCACCGTGCTCAACGGCGCCCTGATCGGCGCGGGTTCGCTGGTCGCGGCCGGCGCGGTCGTCCCGCAGGGCATGCGGGTGCCGCCCGGCTCGCTGGTCGCCGGCGTCCCCGCCAAGGTCAAGCGGGAGCTCACCGAGGAGGAGCGGGCCGGCATCCGGGCCAACGGCGAGGGCTACCGGCTGCTCGCCGCCGCGCACGCCAAGGACGTCCCCGGAGCGGGCGGCTGA
- a CDS encoding HNH endonuclease family protein: protein MAEPRSAPVPNRFLRRLTAVAATSVLAAGAVTASTGTAQAALPTPVSAATARSYLGQLTVKAENRTGYNRDLFPHWITISGACNTRETVLKRDGSGVVTDANCAATSGSWYSPYDGATWHAASDLDIDHVVPLAEAWDSGASAWTTAQRQAFANDLTRPQLIAVTDSVNQAKGDKDPAEWLPSVTSYRCTYVRAWVQVKYYYNLSVDSAEKTALTNVLNGC, encoded by the coding sequence ATGGCCGAGCCCAGGAGCGCCCCCGTGCCGAATCGTTTCCTCCGCCGCCTCACCGCCGTCGCCGCCACCTCCGTCCTCGCCGCCGGAGCCGTCACCGCGAGCACCGGCACCGCCCAGGCCGCACTGCCCACGCCGGTCTCCGCCGCCACCGCCCGCAGCTACCTGGGCCAGTTGACCGTCAAGGCCGAGAACCGCACCGGCTACAACCGCGACCTGTTCCCGCACTGGATCACCATCTCCGGCGCCTGCAACACCCGCGAGACGGTGCTCAAGCGGGACGGCTCCGGCGTGGTCACCGACGCCAACTGCGCGGCCACCTCGGGCAGCTGGTACTCCCCGTACGACGGCGCCACCTGGCACGCCGCCTCCGACCTGGACATCGACCACGTGGTGCCGCTCGCCGAAGCCTGGGACTCCGGCGCCTCCGCCTGGACCACCGCCCAGCGCCAGGCCTTCGCCAACGACCTCACCCGCCCGCAGCTGATAGCCGTCACCGACAGCGTCAACCAGGCCAAGGGCGACAAGGACCCGGCCGAGTGGCTGCCCTCCGTCACGAGCTACCGCTGCACCTACGTCCGCGCCTGGGTGCAGGTGAAGTACTACTACAACCTGTCCGTGGACAGCGCCGAGAAGACCGCGCTCACCAACGTCCTCAACGGCTGCTGA